One window of the Trypanosoma brucei gambiense DAL972 chromosome 3, complete sequence genome contains the following:
- a CDS encoding protein transport protein Sec24A, putative, producing the protein MNFAVPPEYLASYVNAQAVVPKTAPPANLQHRFEDPHQMQNWGPQGVAPVTTDAHTTYGTHADQPQEYLPQQYQQGGQPITAQNSNKLYKASAPPHSPQPQQYLPTTPSPQQSDTVICWDVQLAKLHEKSTFLDHPTIPRFLHSYVDQDMSRLPPSLQYIAPANRTTMRPTAQVLPNTSKLADTLQLPLGIIFQPFADTRPAEVDFSQLGGRLIRCCRCIAYINPFTTFCEGGRRWQCMLCRHMNETPNEYFCQLDQQTGLRLDLLQRPELTHCSVDIYPSREFLRNPPQRPAFILLLDCTYHAIASGNLRAICEGVLAALDTMKDEDAIYMGVIGFSSTVYFFNMASTLQSPRVIVAPDIVWDDCKVEDNFKVEPIELPSSVNELLVNVKDSYPLLKELFEKLPELCSDTKDVGCAFGPAFAAALSMLGNSGGKILASIDTMPSIGSGKLSPRFNISKLSNQPKEYTVLTEANEWYKHRALACSNSNISVDIFAGSAQDLDLATIAPLARLTSGKIYRCTPVTLNGISRQVHRVLTRYTAFEALLRVRTSKGLTVPNFYGHCHVREPDLLALPIGDEDSSYTVELKPTHDLKGNYAYVQIAVVHTNRSRERRIRVHTFQLAISGSIGQVVNSADSLAVASFLSKMAIDSAIKNPFQKVQQRIMERLLTTIRAVKTHNESHGQRGGYFMMPDSLRFVPQLLHGFFRSAAIGFSTSTPILPDERMAAISQVVCTAPQGIVPFFIGWTFEVYSPYVPPEELPQPIFSSQSFFKPDGVYLLHIGTALVLWYGRTTDPAVLNVLGLPSNSGETQAPKGTPQSQGREPRYLITDEQLIEIRRRLDELLWKLSDITRCGFTVSLEICQQGSKTIEPVLTRMMMEDEVRSLPNYASFLRDVWQKSSLIAK; encoded by the coding sequence ATGAACTTCGCCGTACCTCCAGAATATTTAGCTTCTTACGTGAATGCGCAGGCCGTGGTACCAAAAACCGCGCCACCGGCTAATCTTCAGCATCGATTTGAGGACCCGCACCAAATGCAAAACTGGGGTCCCCAAGGTGTTGCACCAGTTACCACTGATGCGCACACAACATACGGAACTCATGCTGATCAGCCACAAGAATATCTCCCGCAGCAGTACCAACAGGGTGGGCAACCAATAACAGCGCAAAACTCAAACAAACTCTACAAGGCGTCAGCACCTCCCCACTCACCACAACCGCAGCAATATTTGCCAACCACACCTTCTCCCCAGCAATCAGACACGGTGATTTGTTGGGATGTTCAACTTGCAAAGTTGCATGAGAAGAGCACATTTCTTGATCACCCCACAATTCCgcggtttcttcactcatATGTGGATCAGGATATGTCACGGTTACCTCCATCGCTGCAGTACATCGCTCCCGCAAATCGTACGACCATGCGGCCAACTGCTCAAGTGCTTCCAAATACATCGAAGCTGGCAGACACGTTGCAGCTGCCGCTAGGAATTATTTTTCAACCCTTTGCGGATACCCGACCAGCTGAAGTAGATTTTTCACAACTAGGTGGGCGCCTTATACGTTGTTGCAGGTGCATTGCATATATAAACCCTTTCACAACGTTCTGTGAAGGAGGGCGGCGGTGGCAGTGCATGTTATGCCGGCACATGAATGAGACACCGAACGAATACTTTTGCCAACTGGATCAACAAACAGGGTTGAGGTTAGATTTGCTTCAGCGCCCCGAGTTGACACATTGTTCAGTAGACATCTACCCATCACGGGAGTTTTTGCGAAATCCCCCTCAACGGCCGGCATTTATTCTTTTGTTGGACTGCACGTATCATGCAATAGCTTCAGGGAATCTGCGGGCCATTTGTGAGGGCGTTCTTGCAGCGCTTGACACTATGAAAGACGAGGACGCCATTTATATGGGCGTTATTGGCTTTTCATCTACGGTGTACTTTTTCAACATGGCCTCGACATTACAGTCCCCTCGGGTTATTGTGGCACCCGACATTGTGTGGGATGATTGCAAGGTGGAAGACAACTTCAAAGTAGAACCCATTGAATTACCCAGCAGCGTTAATGAACTGTTGGTTAATGTGAAGGATTCCTACCCACTGCTGAAGGAGCTTTTTGAGAAACTTCCAGAGTTGTGCAGCGATACGAAAGATGTGGGTTGTGCATTTGGTCCTGCTTTTGCTGCGGCACTCTCCATGCTTGGAAACAGTGGAGGCAAGATACTGGCGAGTATTGACACCATGCCGTCTATTGGCAGTGGAAAACTAAGCCCACGATTTAACATTTCAAAACTCTCTAACCAACCAAAGGAGTATACTGTGTTGACGGAGGCAAACGAATGGTACAAACATCGGGCTTTGGCGTGCTCGAATAGTAATATATCCGTTGACATATTCGCTGGTTCCGCACAGGATTTGGATCTGGCGACAATTGCTCCTCTTGCTCGCCTCACCTCAGGAAAAATATACCGTTGTACCCCAGTTACTTTGAACGGCATCTCACGTCAGGTACACCGTGTGTTGACGCGGTACACCGCCTTTGAGGCTCTTCTACGCGTGCGCACGTCAAAGGGCCTAACTGTACCGAATTTCTATGGACATTGCCACGTGCGGGAACCCGATCTTCTTGCTCTTCCCATAGGTGATGAAGATTCTTCTTACACAGTGGAGCTAAAACCTACCCATGACCTCAAGGGCAACTATGCTTATGTTCAAATTGCTGTTGTTCACACCAATCGTTCTCGAGAGAGGCGTATTCGTGTGCATACATTTCAACTGGCTATATCGGGATCTATTGGTCAGGTAGTGAACTCCGCGGACTCTCTCGCAGTTGCGTCTTTCCTCAGCAAGATGGCTATTGACAGTGCCATAAAGAATCCATTCCAAAAGGTTCAGCAGCGGATAATGGAGCGCTTACTGACTACCATACGTGCAGTGAAAACTCATAACGAATCTCATGGTCAACGTGGTGGGTATTTTATGATGCCAGATTCACTTCGTTTCGTCCCTCAGTTGTTGCATGGTTTCTTTAGGAGTGCAGCGATTGGGTTCTCGACTTCGACGCCTATTCTCCCAGACGAGCGTATGGCTGCCATCTCCCAAGTGGTTTGTACGGCACCGCAAGGTATCGTTCCTTTTTTCATTGGATGGACATTTGAGGTGTATTCTCCATATGTACCGCCTGAGGAACTGCCGCAACCAATTTTTTCCTCGCaatctttttttaaaccaGATGGTGTTTATTTACTGCATATCGGAACCGCACTCGTCCTCTGGTACGGGCGAACCACTGATCCTGCCGTTCTCAACGTATTAGGTTTACCGTCCAACAGCGGAGAAACGCAGGCACCGAAGGGAACGCCGCAGTCACAAGGAAGGGAACCGCGATATTTAATCACGGATGAACAACTGATTGAAATCCGCAGACGTTTAGATGAATTGTTGTGGAAGTTGAGTGATATCACACGCTGTGGATTTACTGTCTCTCTTGAAATATGCCAGCAGGGCAGCAAAACAATTGAGCCGGTGCTCACCCGCATGATGATGGAAGATGAAGTGCGGTCATTGCCAAACTACGCATCTTTTCTGCGGGACGTATGGCAGAAGTCTTCACTGATCGCTAAGTGA